From the bacterium genome, the window AAGAAACTATTTGGATTAAGCCCAGTATCACAAATTTTAAGAAAGTAGAAAATATTGTGAAAAAGTTTCTAGGTACAAGCATAAGCTCCATAAAAACATCGGTAAAAACAATAGATGGAAAAAACAGATCTAGAATTAATTAAAGAAATACAAGAATCTACAAACTACCTAAAAGAAGGCAGGCTTTCATTTAATACCCTAGTTGCGCGTTATGCCAATTCTGTTTATTTTTTTATTTACAGACTGACTGGAAGCAAAGAGGGATCAGAAGATATATCTCAAGAGACTTTTATTAAGGCGTGGCAAAAAATATCAAAATTTGATGCAAATAAAAATTTTAAAACTTGGCTATTTACTATCGCCAAAAATACGGCTATAGATAAGCTTAGAAAGAAGAACGCGGTACCTTTTTCTGTTCTTAATATTTTGGATTCACATAATGATATAGAGACTGATTTTGAGAGCAATATAATGGACACAGAAGATTTACCCAATGAAGTCTTTGAAAAGAAAGAATATTTTGAAAGCCTAAGGATTGCCCTAGAAAAATTGTCATCAAGTGAAAACTTGATTATTTCCCTACATGTAACGGAGGAACTAACCTTTGAAGAAATTTCAGAAATAACAAATAAGCCAATGAACACAATCAAAAGCCAATATAGACGTGCTATTTCAAAGCTTAAGGAGCTACTTACAGACAAATAGGCGTTGCACAGATATTTGCACCAAACCTCTCCCCCGTCTCGTATATAGTTAGTATGAACGTAGAATTAAAGAGAGCGTTAGAGGAAATGGATAAACAAGTGATATCAGCGCCTTACGATCTTGCAAATCGCATTATTTTTAGCATTGATGAGAAAGCTAAACAAAACGCCAAGTACAAAGCACTTGGCTTAAGTTTTGTATCCATGATTTCATTCTTTGTTTCCATTCCAATAATTGCACAAATTATTACATCATTTACACAATCTGGTTTTTATAATTATGTATCAATTATATTTTCAGATTCAGATGTCGCAATGGTGTATTGGAAAGAAATAGTAATGTCACTAGCTGAATCCTTACCAATAATTGGTATAGCAAGTCTACTTGCGGTTGCCGTAATATTTACTTGGTCAATTCTAAAGGCGACTTCAGTTGTAAGAAATAATTTAATAACAGCCTAACATTTGGGGTCAGGCACCATGGTGTCTGACCCCAAAACCAAACATGAAAGAACACATAAATAAAATAAAAGAAAAAATTGATAAGTTTGGAATAATTAAATTCCTGGTAATTTTAATAGTAATTTCTGTAGTTTTCCAAGCGGGAATATTTGTGGGATATCACAAAGCGATGTTTTATAAATCTACTGGAGATAACTACTACAGAGCATTTAATAACAAAGGCGGTCCTGCAGGCAAAGGAGGACCAGAACAATTTGATGAATTTATGAAAGACGCAAATCTTCCCGGAGGACATGGGGCTGTAGGAAAAATCGTTTCAATCAACTTACCCACAATTGTTGTTGCCTCACCTGACAATATTGAAAAAACAATTAATATTTCTAAGGACACTTTAATTAGACAATTCAGAGAAGATATCAACTCAAAAGATTTGAAAATTGGTGACTATATTATAGTTCTTGGGGAAATTTCTGGTACAGACACTTCTCCTTCAGACAAGGGAATAATTAACGCAAAATTAATTAGATTATTACCTCCACCACCGCAATCTGATAACACATCGATTGTAGCACCTGCAACTACTTCAAAATCAGTAACAGAGACAAAATAATTAATTTAATTAAATCAATATGCAAAAAGAAATCAAAAATATACATAAAGAACCATTTAAGATTAGGTTAAAGAATAAATATTTAAAATGGAAACAAATTGCTTTGACATACAAAAAGACAAGTATCGTCATTGCTATAGTTGTTATCGCATTAGTATATTGGCTGATAAAATTAATTTTTCCTACACCAGTTATTACATCGTATGTTGTATCTGATGTTCAAAAAGGCTCAATTATCACGAACGTAACAGGTAGCGGACAAGTTTCTGCATCAAATCAAATTGACCTTAAGACCAAGGCTTCTGGCGATATATTAAAAGTAAACGTTACAACAGGACAAGAGGTTAAGGCTGCGCAAATTATTGCACAAATTGATAATCCAAGTGCATATCTTGATTATAGAGCTGCGCAAATTGCATATGAACAATTTGTTCAACCTGCAGATGCTTCAACAAGAATTCAAGCAGAAAATGATTTAAATAATACTAAGCAAAGTTACAATAAATCAGTAGACAATCTAAATAATGCATACGATACCGGATACAGTTCTGTTGCCTCAAGTTATCTAGACATGACAGAGGCCGTAACTGGAATGAACGATATACTCTATTCAGGTTCTGGATATTTGAATGATCAAAGTTTGGTAGCACTTTCGTCACAAACAAAGACTTTTAAAAATAATGCTGGTGTAAATTTTGATAAAGTAAAAAATGACTACAGGACAGCTCTTGAAACTTATAGAGCATCGTCAAGATCAAATTCAACAAGCTCTATTGAACAATTAATTAAGACAGCGTATGAGATAACAAAAGAAGTTTCAAGTACTCTTAAGGACCTAAAAAATACTGTTGACTACATTAAAAATCAAGATCCAAACAGCACAAACGCATCAAGCAACAGTACAGCAGCCGTAAACGCATCAAACAATCTAATTAATTGGATAGGTAAAATTAACTCTGATCTATCTAATCTATCAAGCTCAGTTAATAATATTAATGATTTAAAAGATACTATTCAAAATGGTCCACAAACGATTGCACAAAAGCAAGCAAACTTGGATAAGGTTGTAAATGGTGCAGACAATCTTGATATTGAAGCCCAAAGAATCAATCTTCAACAAAAGCAATTAACCTATCAAAATCTTTTTGTCACAGCCCCCTTTGATGGAGTTATAGCAAAAATAAGTATTAAGCCATCTGATGCAGTTTCCTCAGGAGCATCTGTTGGAACAATTATCACAAAGAACAAAGTAGCCGATATTACTGTAAACGAAGTTGATGCAGCCAAGATTCTTGCTGGACAAAAAGCAACACTTACTTTTGACGCTATTGACGCCTTAAGTATTTCTGGAGTTGTTCAATCAATTGATTTAGTTGGAACTGTCACACAAGGTGTTGTTAATTACAATGTCAAAATTACTTTTGATGTTCAGGATGACAGAGTCAAATCTGGAATGAGCGTCAGCGCTTCTATAATTACAAACAATAAACAAGATGTAATTGTCATTCCAAATAGTGCTGTAAAAAGTAAGGGAGGAATAAAATATGTAGAGTTGTTTAGTTCAAAAGTTGCAACATCAACAACAGCACAAACTGCAAATGAGGTTCCTATACAACAAGCTGTGGAAGTTGGATTATCAAATGATACTCAAACAGAAATTTTATCAGGTCTAATTGTTGGAGACAGAATTGTTACAAAAACAACAACATCCAGTGCAACTGCCGCTAAGACAACATCAACACCTAGCTTGTTTGGAGGAGGCGGAGGAACAAGAGCTGCGACAGGACGATAATAATATAAAAACATGATTGAAGTAAAAAACATCACAAAAATATATGACCCTGACGCAAATGCATTTCTTGCGCTTGATGGAGTAAGTTTTACCATTGAGGATGGCGAGTTTGTTGCAATCATGGGACCATCAGGATCTGGAAAATCGACATTAATGCATATACTTGGAGCGCTGGACACTCCAACAACAGGAACGTACTTTTTAGATGGAAAAGATGTGTCTGTTCTATCCGATGATGAACTTGCAGACATTAGACGAGAAAAAATTGGATTCGTTTTTCAATCCTTTAATCTTCTACCAAGAAGCACTGTTCTTAGGAATGTAATGCTCCCCTTAATTTATGCTGGAGTTGGTGAAGAAGAAAGAGAACAGAGAGCTCGCGCAGCACTTCATGCATCTGGATTAGATGAATCGCACTTCACTCACCTTTCCAATCAATTATCTGGTGGACAGATTCAGCGCGTCGCTATATCTCGCGCCCTTGTAAATAATCCAAGTTTAATTTTGGCCGATGAACCTACTGGAAACCTAGATAGTAAAACTGGGGAAATTGTTCTTGGTACATTTCAAAAATTAAATGAAGAGCTTGGAAGGACAATCGTTCTAATTACCCATGAGCCAGATGTTGCTGAGCATGCAGATAGGATTATTGTGATTCGAGATGGAAAAATCACAGAAGACAGAAAGAATCATAAGAAACAAAATGCGATAGCTTTGCTTAAAAAAATGAACGACGATAAAAAATAATTATTTGGGGTCAGGCACCATGGTGCCTGACCCCAACCAAAAAAATGACAATATTAGACATATTACACGAAACATATTCTGCGATTTTTTCCAACAAGGTTCGTTCTGGACTGACAATGCTTGGAATCGTTATTGGAATTAGCTCCGTTATTGCAATGCTCGCAATTGGACAGGGCGCACAAAATTCCATTCAATCGAGCATTCAATCAATTGGGTCAAACCTAATTCTTATAACACCAGGTGCACAACGTGGCCCAGGTGTGCAAGTAAGTGCCGGGCGTGGAAGTGCAAAAACATTAACACTCGCTGATGTTGATGCAATCAAACTTCAGGTCACAAATATTAAAGCTGTAGCTCCCGAAGTCACAGGAAGATATCAAGTTACTGCGGCTGGCCAAAATACAAATACAACTGTAACAGGCGCCACACCTGATTATCAAAGTGTAAGAAATGTTTCCATTGCTGAGGGTACATTTATAACAGATCAAAATTTACAATCTGGAAGTAAGGTTGCGGTAATTGGTCCCAATGTCAGAGATGACTTATACGGAACCGGTGCTGATGTGATTGGGAAAAAAATAAGAATTAACAAAGTTGATTTTACAGTTATCGGATTAACGGTTGCAAAAGGAGGAACTGGTTTTGGTAGTCAGGACGATCTTATTTGGGTACCACTTACAACAGCTCAAAGAATGCTTTCTGGCGATGAATATGTAACAACAATAAGTGTTCAAGCTCCTGACTCAAATTCTAGCGCTGACATTCAAGCTCAGATTACTTCCCTTCTACTTGAAAAACATAATCTAAAAAATGGCGTCGCTGATTTCAGTGTTCTTAATCAAGCAGACATTGCAGCAACAGCATCGAGCATCACTCAAATATTCACCAT encodes:
- a CDS encoding sigma-70 family RNA polymerase sigma factor, which encodes MEKTDLELIKEIQESTNYLKEGRLSFNTLVARYANSVYFFIYRLTGSKEGSEDISQETFIKAWQKISKFDANKNFKTWLFTIAKNTAIDKLRKKNAVPFSVLNILDSHNDIETDFESNIMDTEDLPNEVFEKKEYFESLRIALEKLSSSENLIISLHVTEELTFEEISEITNKPMNTIKSQYRRAISKLKELLTDK
- a CDS encoding ABC transporter ATP-binding protein gives rise to the protein MIEVKNITKIYDPDANAFLALDGVSFTIEDGEFVAIMGPSGSGKSTLMHILGALDTPTTGTYFLDGKDVSVLSDDELADIRREKIGFVFQSFNLLPRSTVLRNVMLPLIYAGVGEEEREQRARAALHASGLDESHFTHLSNQLSGGQIQRVAISRALVNNPSLILADEPTGNLDSKTGEIVLGTFQKLNEELGRTIVLITHEPDVAEHADRIIVIRDGKITEDRKNHKKQNAIALLKKMNDDKK
- a CDS encoding ABC transporter permease, which gives rise to MTILDILHETYSAIFSNKVRSGLTMLGIVIGISSVIAMLAIGQGAQNSIQSSIQSIGSNLILITPGAQRGPGVQVSAGRGSAKTLTLADVDAIKLQVTNIKAVAPEVTGRYQVTAAGQNTNTTVTGATPDYQSVRNVSIAEGTFITDQNLQSGSKVAVIGPNVRDDLYGTGADVIGKKIRINKVDFTVIGLTVAKGGTGFGSQDDLIWVPLTTAQRMLSGDEYVTTISVQAPDSNSSADIQAQITSLLLEKHNLKNGVADFSVLNQADIAATASSITQIFTILLGSVAGISLVVGGIGIMNMMLTTVTERTREIGLRKAIGAKNKDISLQFLIEALMITFIGGFIGILLGWLISFGINYSGLIATQVSISSVVLSFTVSAVIGVVFGYYPARRAAGLNPIDALKYE
- a CDS encoding HlyD family efflux transporter periplasmic adaptor subunit, with the translated sequence MQKEIKNIHKEPFKIRLKNKYLKWKQIALTYKKTSIVIAIVVIALVYWLIKLIFPTPVITSYVVSDVQKGSIITNVTGSGQVSASNQIDLKTKASGDILKVNVTTGQEVKAAQIIAQIDNPSAYLDYRAAQIAYEQFVQPADASTRIQAENDLNNTKQSYNKSVDNLNNAYDTGYSSVASSYLDMTEAVTGMNDILYSGSGYLNDQSLVALSSQTKTFKNNAGVNFDKVKNDYRTALETYRASSRSNSTSSIEQLIKTAYEITKEVSSTLKDLKNTVDYIKNQDPNSTNASSNSTAAVNASNNLINWIGKINSDLSNLSSSVNNINDLKDTIQNGPQTIAQKQANLDKVVNGADNLDIEAQRINLQQKQLTYQNLFVTAPFDGVIAKISIKPSDAVSSGASVGTIITKNKVADITVNEVDAAKILAGQKATLTFDAIDALSISGVVQSIDLVGTVTQGVVNYNVKITFDVQDDRVKSGMSVSASIITNNKQDVIVIPNSAVKSKGGIKYVELFSSKVATSTTAQTANEVPIQQAVEVGLSNDTQTEILSGLIVGDRIVTKTTTSSATAAKTTSTPSLFGGGGGTRAATGR